The Schistocerca cancellata isolate TAMUIC-IGC-003103 chromosome 4, iqSchCanc2.1, whole genome shotgun sequence genome contains a region encoding:
- the LOC126184419 gene encoding piggyBac transposable element-derived protein 4-like, whose translation MSRRGLRDEEIERLLCEIPSDEDSTVDTTDDESDYEASIVAEAIVSSEGEVSESEEESESTPPKRAADTAPTWGQQFNATSGMQFDSESGPSAFIRDIDDPEPIDIFEKIFPKELVELIVFQTNLYATQSGKSFTPTTDNEIRTFLGINILMGIKRMPAYRDYWSSAPELHDRYIASLMAVNRFGWLLRNIHLNDNTLHPEKGHPGYDKLYKLRPVIKILSESFSKCYQPSKHLAIDESMIKFKGRNSMKQYMRDKPIKRGYKVWMLCDKTSYNLKFDIYTGKVGDTVQTGLGEHVVLSLSSELVNKGHYLYFDNYFNSYNLLAGLQQRNIYACGTVQPTRKHLPKLKTDKELSRGEFDWRVSNCGILYLKWKDKRAVHLLSNFHSPEVTTVTRRERDGSRIELPCPQAVMDYNAHMNNVDKFDQLKKSYEISRRIDDHDDDDDDGDGGDDEGYTCLEAGEIA comes from the coding sequence atgtcaagaagaggcttacgagatgaagaaatcgaacgattattgtgtgaaattccatcagacgaggattccactgttgacaccacagatgacgaatctgattatgaagcaagcattgttgcggaggctattgtgtcgtctgaaggcgaagtttcagagagcgaggaagaaagtgagtccactccgccaaaacgcgctgctgacacagcgccaacttggggacaacaattcaatgctacctcaggaatgcagttcgacagtgaatcaggaccaagtgcttttattagggacattgatgatccagaacctatcgatatattcgaaaaaatatttccaaaagagctagttgagctaatcgttttccaaacaaatttatatgcgacgcaatctggcaagtctttcactccaacaactgacaatgaaatacgaactttcctgggaatcaacattttgatgggtataaagcgtatgccagcatacagagactactggtctagtgccccagaacttcatgatcgttatattgcatctctgatggcagtaaatcggtttggatggttactgaggaacattcatctgaatgataacacattgcatccagaaaaaggacacccaggttatgacaaactgtacaagctgcgaccagtgatcaagatactatctgaatctttttccaagtgttaccaacccagcaaacacctagcaattgatgagtcaatgatcaaattcaaaggccgcaacagtatgaaacaatacatgagagataaacccataaagcgtggttacaaagtgtggatgctgtgtgacaagacctcttacaacttgaaatttgatatttacaccggaaaagtaggtgacacagtgcaaacaggccttggggagcatgtagtgctgagtttgtcctctgaactcgtaaataaaggccattatctttatttcgacaactatttcaatagctataacttgttggctggtttacagcagagaaacatatatgcctgtgggacagttcaaccaacaaggaaacatttacccaaattaaaaacagacaaagaattaagcagaggtgaatttgactggagggtcagcaactgtggcatcctctacttgaagtggaaagataagagagctgttcatctcctttcaaattttcacagtcctgaagttactacagtgactcgccgtgaaagagatggttcacgcatagagctaccttgtcctcaagcagtgatggattacaatgcacacatgaacaatgtcgacaagttcgaccaactgaaaaaatcatatgaaataagccggagaa